Below is a window of Drosophila bipectinata strain 14024-0381.07 chromosome XR, DbipHiC1v2, whole genome shotgun sequence DNA.
ATGAATTATATTCCTAAAAATGTGATCTACTACTGCAGAACCCATAAAGATTATGGCGTCTGCATCCCCATGCCAAACTGCAAAAAGTGATTGCTGGAAATATCGCTAACTTTAACAGGGGCACGTAGGGGCAGCTGAACATGGATAATTTATACACTAGACGAACCACagtttaccaaaaatatacgCTTTTTGTGGGCCGAGGCGAGCTTCACAAAGTTTACCTCTACAGAAGTGGAAATTTGTCATAAAAAAAGGGTactgcaaaaatatttaattatttgactATCGGTAGGAAACAgcattttaatgaattttaacAGTTGAAAATTTGCCTAATCTGACGCTAGAATAGCTAAACCGGGCACTGTGAAACAGCctaaaattttgaacgcgtggatctcgaagactataagagatagaacttgAACTCGTATGGTATCCGCGTAGATTAAAATTGTGTCAAAGTTttgccaaaataaataattttgaaaaatgttttgatgccaaactgttcAAATGACAAATCTACCATGAATATAAAAGCAGCCGCTTTACAAGCTACACTTCTGAGTCGGCAGTATGGCCGTtgctattttgttgttgttttgcccaagCACAAAAGTATGAAACCAAAATATGTTGCTGAGAATCCATTccgttaaggggttatatacagttttttttaaaaacaaattttatcgattttttttcgacaccacagaaaatatttattaaaaatgttttagtgacgttgtttagtacatgtttctggatacttatttagattttttcataaaaaaatattaaataataaaaatgttatagccgaatcccaagatcgtcttttttcgatggtctCTTGCGGTAGACATCATATCCCgagaacggttcatccgaaatcaaaaattcaaaaaaaatttcgttagtatattgtattgcctagtccgttttataaaaatagattattaaaatgaatattGGTCAATGTCAAGACCAAAGCACAAGAGAGGAAGTTTACATACCTTTATGCAAGTTTACAAAAGGAAGTCCAATCAGCCATCGACATAATCCATTTCGGAAAAGTGATGTCGTTTTGTCACATCGGCCTATTAAAAATCCGACAgtaaaaactaaaagaaacTTTTGTGTTTCTCCCCAACGTTTCTTGCGTTTCTTTCTTGCGAAACCCCAACATCTAAAAGTTCAGGAGAATAAGACGAACaattttaaagaaacaaaatCGTTTGATCCTTCTCAAATAGATGATTACGTAACCACAGAAAAAGTTCTCAACCAATCTAAGTTTGTGAAAACGTACATTAAAAATCCGAATGCCTATTTCACTTAAGGTCCTTTAGTATTGGCTCGGCTTAAGCTTGAAGATTTTCAGAAAATATCTGATAAGCGTCTAAAATGGAAACCGATTTACAAGCAACCCTCTGAAAAGGatcaaacacaaaaaaaaactcttacCACTTAAATCCAATGCGCACTTAAATCCTGCTGAGGTTAAAAATAACGCACGTAGGTTTGACGAAAGAGTTAAAAAACTTCAGATAAGATCTGACGATGACCTGAATGATTTTGATAGCACTCTAAACGAGACCTGCGATGAGCTGGACATTTATCctaagttttatatgcagattcAACCAAGAAGTATACAATTGTGTACAAACTCGTTACCATTATCAATGCCCTACACTTTCTCAAAGAAAATGAGTTCCTTTGAACTTAAATGCTTCCGCGAACGAAAAAGTTTTTCACATAGCCCTAAAGAAGACGACGTGACTTTGTCCACGATAGCTTCATCTAATCAACCTTATAAAGATAAAAGCGTGAACAAACAGTCatcggaaaaaaaattttatgcgCCGCTAAAAAAACAACTCTCTCAAAAACTTATTCCTTTTAGGCTAAACAATACGTCAAGCGCACCCGTTTTGAACCCCTGTTTCTTTGGAAGCTGTGCGAAGAACcgtgaaattgaaaaatccTGCATATCGCCTAAAATGGGGACTATTGTGTATAATCAACAAAAGAAATCGCAAATTTGCATGGAACgcaaaaataatacattacTGCAATTTGTACCTGTGGAACATGGCTTGGCAATTAACGATACTTTTTTTAGACGGCCGGGATCGATGGGACCTCTGTTGATGCAGACGGATTTATATGTGCCTAACTTCAGTAAACTTAACGAATTTTCATCCGCCTCATCTCTCATGCAAGACAATCACCAATGGCAACAACTGAGGGCTATTAAAGAGGTAACTGATCGTCAACTTTATAATAAGGTATTGGACCAACATCAGCAATACTGCTCAAAGGTGCTAGC
It encodes the following:
- the LOC138927756 gene encoding uncharacterized protein, producing the protein NGNRFTSNPLKRIKHKKKLLPLKSNAHLNPAEVKNNARRFDERVKKLQIRSDDDLNDFDSTLNETCDELDIYPKFYMQIQPRSIQLCTNSLPLSMPYTFSKKMSSFELKCFRERKSFSHSPKEDDVTLSTIASSNQPYKDKSVNKQSSEKKFYAPLKKQLSQKLIPFRLNNTSSAPVLNPCFFGSCAKNREIEKSCISPKMGTIVYNQQKKSQICMERKNNTLLQFVPVEHGLAINDTFFRRPGSMGPLLMQTDLYVPNFSKLNEFSSASSLMQDNHQWQQLRAIKEVTDRQLYNKVLDQHQQYCSKVLAPPSASMKTKIHQHLRTHQLIYRKKQNSYRISLSGNGVRTQHLDNINPSKINSDWLSPMNERGTKITSLIGKAFTRDEILQKVKEFCFKSIKRTHISEIKIQNLPKKNAANDPYSLKES